The Melospiza melodia melodia isolate bMelMel2 unplaced genomic scaffold, bMelMel2.pri scaffold_34, whole genome shotgun sequence genome includes the window agaccatgcctgctgaacaagctagtctcattcgttcagacccgcctagaacggaccaacatcctgttcataggctggcaacaaatgctgtgagttcaaccagggaacactgccagtcacaagattttctaaacttgcctggcCAAAACgtactcaggtttaccaaacccctttcccttgtcgaattacaaccctatacctcatttcatttcctatgtatatgacttcctcattcatttgtgaaaaaagtggggggagatgtggtagatagggacaggcgatcggaagatcacgcgatgtgacggCAAGCGGCAGGATTCCatttcccctaatcccctgagataagagatcaccctaggaatgtaactaggaatgtattccccctaacgatagtaatgctggtaactttccactccttactagaTAGTACTGCAGTACTATCTAGTACATAGATAGTACTGCAGaacccctctgacgtagagagaccccttagactataaaaccccacgagatgggacaataaaggcctttgaccatcTACCACGTTGGTATCCgcgtgctctttggcccgagcaaccctggtgagtttgggtcgccgtgctgctactcaaaaccaggtcgctttgccttacgtcagaaggcaacacccatcTACCCCGGGCACTCCATAGACCCTCGTTATacgcgcgcatacaactcccaccatcccccgcgccccgttgagccccattatatccaGGTCTACccctcccatcatgccctgcgccccatagagccccgttatacccgcgcatccaactcccatcatctctcacACCCTATAGGTCCCTATTATATCGGCGCCTACATCgcccatcatcctccgcgccacattgagtcctgttatatccgtgcatacaactcccatcatccctcgCGCCCCATAGAGTCCTGTTATATCCgggccccatagatccctattatatccgtgcatacgactcccatcatcccccacgcaccatagatccctattatatttgcgcctccaactcccatcctcccccgctctccatagaaccccgttataccagtgcatatatctcccatcatcatcatcccctgtgctccatagactcccgttacaTCGGCACTCCATAGATGCCTActatacccgcgcatacaactcccatccacCCCTGcgtcccattgatcccattatacccgcgcatacaactcccatcaccccccgcgctccatagactcccgttatacccacgcctccaactcccatcaccccccgcgccccacagatcgccattaattccctcccacaccccaaaacccccccaaaaccaggaaaaaaacccaaatttatttgaccaccaacactcagacacctctgagctcccaaatcctttaatattcacaatttcctcctgtttaCCCTTTCCTCCCACACcgttcagctcagcgggtttgactgagctccatctgctccatgggggtttttggggggattttgggtttttggggtccctcagagcagggcccggccccgctgggtgagcaggaccccgaatctccgtttcagggccaggcggtaccgcgagaatttgtcatcgggggagaagcgggcagggtgggccgagcgtgtggggagcccatccggggacactttctgaggggaaaattacacaaaatgctgtaaaacacagcaaaatcctacaaattacccgaaatccaccccaaatcccccatcaggacaagcaaactcccccaaaatccccctaaaagccttagaattccccccagattcctctcctcaggatactcaaaatttcccgccaaagtcccccctcaggacaccccaaaattcctccaaagtcccaaaactgacacctcaggacactcaaaatcccacaaattcctcccaaaatgccctaaattccccccaaatcctccaaattcccactcagaacacccaaaatccccaaaaatgcccccaaatttccccctcaggacacccaaaatcctccaaatccccccaaaatccctcaaactcctctcaaaatcccccaaattccccctcaggacatcaaaaatcctccaaaattccccagattctccccaaattcctccaaaaatccccaaattcccctcaggatacccaaaatccacaaaaatctccacaaaattccccaaattcccccaaaatcccctctaaggacacctaaaatcccttaaattcccccaaattccccctcaggacactcgaaatccccaaatttcccccaaattccccaaatttccccaaaatctcccaaattcccccctcaggatcccccaaattaccccaaaatccacaaagtgcccctcaggacacccaaaatgccccaaattcctccaaaatctcccaaattttgcctcaggacacccaaattcccccaaaataaaaaaatttcccATAAATTCCCTCCCAGGACACCCAACATcctacaaaaatccccaaattcccttctcaggacacctaaaatccctcaaattccctcaaaatcccctaaaatcccccaaattccccctcaaaacaacaaaaatcccccaaattcctctgaaattccccaaatttcccctcaggacacccaaaatccacaaaaatcccccaaaatcccctctaggaacacctaaaatcctcaaattctctcaaaatcccccaaattccccctcaggacacccaaaatcccccaaaatccccaaacttcccccaaatgccccaatttcccccaaatctcccaaattcccccctcaggatctcccaaattccccctcaggatgcccaaaatccacaaaaattcccccaaaatcccccaaattcccacaaaattccctctaAGGACATCTAtaatcctcaaattccctcaaaatcccccaaattcctcgaaaactctcccaaattccccccttgggacaccaaaatcccccaaattcccatttttagtcccgaaTTTTCCTTTCCGGGATCAAAATTCTCcacttttagtcccaaattctcccctttttcaccccaaaattccttttcttggacccaaactttccattccttgacacaaattatccttttttagtccccaattttctcttttggagcccaaattttcccttgtttcagcccaaattccccttttggagtttaatcttcccacatgagcacccaaatacccttttttggtacaaatttcccattttcggctccaatcttcccacctgagtgcccaaattcccatttttagttccaatttctccctttttggaccaaaattccccttttttagtcccaattttcccttttttcaaccccaaataaaaaaaaaagggggaatttgggacgaaaaaagagaaaaattgggtcctaaaatggagaatttgggtccaaaaatgggaatttgggtgccccgatggggagattggagcccaaaaaggaattttggtctaaaaaagggaaatttgtgccaccagaattttcatttttggccccaatttcTCCCTTGTAGACCAGAAttccccatttttagtcccaaattttcccttttttcacccaaactttcccttcctgcacccaaattcccatttttagtcccaaattccaatttttgaacccaaattctcctttttgggggcacaaatttcccttttctagaacaaaaattcattttttgggtccaatctccccatctgggcactcaaattcccatttttggacccaaattctccctttttggtcccaaaatccccctttagaccaaaatttccctttttagtccaattttccccttttgtagaccaaaattccctttttttagatccatacttctcacctgagcacccaaattctcttttttggtaaaaatttcccttttttggaccaaattctcccattttcagcccaaattctccatttttggacccaaatttcccttttttttacccaaattctccctttttggacccaaattctccttttctggtacaaatttcccttttttggaaccaaattctcctttgttagtcctaaattcccccttttttagtcccaaattacCCTTTTTAtagttccaaatattccttttctggtacaaatttatcatttttcccttttttggaaccaaattctcctttgttagtcctaaattccccctttttagacccaaatttccctttttatagttccaaatattccttttctggtacaaatttatCATTTTTGCCctaaattctccatttttaaaaccgaatttccctttttagccccaaattccccctttatggacccaaatcccccctgtttagtcacaaatttcttattttattcccaaatttcccttttttagtaccaaattctccctttttagtccctatttccccatttccagtcccaaTTCCCATTTCTTATTCCCAAGTTCCCCTTTTTTCTATCAAATTTCCCGTTTTCGCCTCACAACTCCCGTCCCAATTCCCCCCTCAGTCCACCCAACCTCTCCCTCATCGCTCCCAAACCGCTCCCAAGGCACCCAAACCCCGCGGATCCCCTCAGAAccctcctcaaaatccccaaaatcgcCCAAAATTTGCAAAATTCGCCCCAAAATTCCCTCGGTACCTTGAGGGTATAAACGCGCTCCCCGCGCTCATTCTCGTAGCACTGCAGGAACATGGCGGCGGTGGCAGGAAACAGAACCGGAAGTCGCCTCAGGATTGAAGGAGATGTGGGCGGGGTTTATAACATAAGTTGGTGaagggggtgatgggaaatgtagtcccaaaAAGGGAGCGGGAGTACAGAAGGGAAGTGCGTGGGGTTTAAAGCAGAAGCTGAAAAGGagatgatgggaaatgtagtcccggaATGGAGCGGGAGTACAGAGGGAAAGTGGGCGGGGTTTGTAGCGGAAGTGAACGAAGGggatgatgggaaatgtagtcccgggCGGGAGCGGAAGTACCGGGCAGAAAAAAAGACGAATTTGGGACTAGAAAGAGAAAGTTTGGGtcaaaaaaagagaattttggtccaaaatgggaatttgtgccaaaaaatgggaatttgggcactcagaggaggtttggagccaaaaatggaaatttgggtcgaggaaaaaagaatttggataaaaaatgaggaaatttaggtccaaagaggagaattttggactaaaaaatggaaatttgtgcacaaaaaagggaatttgcgcAACAACAAGGGGAAATTGGGtccaaaaaaatgggaatttgggctgaaaaaagggaaaatttgggtccaaaaaggagaatttgggactaaaaaagggaatttgggtccaggaagggaaagcttgggtcaagaagaagaatttgtgtccaaaaatggagaatttcaaccaaaaaaagtggaatttggatgaagaaaacaaaaatttgtgcccaaaaagggaaaatttgggtccaaaaatggaaatttttgtcctaaaaaagggaatttgggtcctaaaaggagaattttgattgaaaaaaggagaatttgcttcaaaaaagggaatttgagcaacaaaaaggagaaatttggacctaaaaagggaatttgggtgaaaagaggaaaaattgtggccaaaactgggaatttgggtgctcagatgggaagtttggacccaaaaatggaaatttgggactaaaaaattgaaatttgtgcccaaaaaagggaatttgagcaacaaaaaggggaatttgggctgaaaaaagggaaaatttgggtccaaaaattgAGAATTTGGGACTCAAAAAGGCAAATTTGTGCCCCAGAAATGGGTAATTTTGGTCCAGGAAAAAAGAGTTTGGACCaataaaaggaaatttgggaagaaaaaaggggaatttggggccaaaaatggaAAGTCTGGgctcaaaaaggggaatttgagcaacaaaaaaggtaaactgggtaaaaaaaaaaggggaatttgttctgaaaaaaaggaaattttgggtccaaaaaaatggaatttttttgtgggaaaaaaggggaaattgggctgataaatgaagaattgtcgcagaatgaggcctttgtcggggatgagccatttgtcgggtgcagggaaaactcggacactcaatatgagtcagcagcaagttccgtttattgaagagagcatcagacactgatccagcaagtaatgagctcatgaatattctgtgagccaagcaatctattggttaaactaaacaTCAACTCTCCCTCATTCCTtcgggcctacgttctctatttcccacttctctctgtccactcgttatcatacccagctaggcccaaggacacgctgtcttgcaggtgcaggactcggaattagccatggccttgtgcttttccagtctctagtgagcgaaattcccaacaggtggggactgaggacagcagaggagaaccctgggagggactgaagggtggtgtcagagagggtgaagccttttgacatagtagagaaaagcaagaaaaagcccaaattaatgtcaagggcacctggggaggcccagattcagaacaaatgttttgcagagaaaagaagacacctcacaactttgtaaaagttgtaaagcccggtatgcttttattacgacgcgcgccagacgcaagcccccaaaaaggcaagcgtgcctctgaagacctcgggtcttcttttatcccccttccaaatgcatatgcatacagtttcacaataagttcatacatattcattccgtgtgacatttagcaccagttcttctttatcaaaagaatttctatgtctggggtagattgaccttgtggtcatttctgtttttctttctctgtgtccttgttgtctctaaaatgcggcttttccttcagctttggctccacagacTCCTGagctcttccagacacttcacctaattaagaataaatctttactctgtatcacaaagacaatggagtttctctcccagggcagggctgtggtgcaacacatcccccagaaggagcctgggccagcccaatgctttgtgtgggcaggcagaggcaggcaggaggcagagctgtcagcaaaggaagggcccagccaggtggggcagctgggggatgccaacagcctgcagggacagaggcgcagggcagggacaccgtgggacagcctgggctccacagggcacaggcatgggcagcagctgaaagacagccctgccagagccaacttgggcagcactttggccatggctgctgggcctgggcctgaggcaggagcaggagacaagtgacccttgcaggcctggggcctcattgcctccttgtccctgctcagcagcctggcaggggccgccccatgctcctgcccttgccattgcacatccccacatgccagtgcccatcccggcaagagccctgagcaaggagggagggacagcatctgcctggccaggggctggggctcaggccctTGTCCTTtccattcctcaaacacatccagctttgctcagcaccagagacaccttggccttgtttgtccccagctgtcatcactgcctccagtgttctgctctaactggaacctgggacactttctcagttgtgtccagcggtgggactcatttaaacttcaagaaacttcagagtttcgttttaagtttgagttcttgagaagttttttgagcactctctcagggactgagtctgatgtaaacaacaccaaatcccctagaggctcgttaaattccttgtgctgcttctgtgctgctgagctttaaaggaacagctcttcccaggaccagctcctgtcccagcccagcagttctgagggctctgcctgcaggctctgAGGTGAAAggggccaggcagagacaggctgaaggcaatcaggatttggaagacattgagctgagacttcacttggggaaagatcttcacagccctgtgcatggtgagtgtgtgggtgcagggcaatgtcccctgtgctgctggagagaTCTCCTTAAGCTGACCCAgaacaggactgatgtgactgtaaggatgctctgctgctctttctgctttgggggaggatgtgctgcagagcggggctgccctgggcacggtcagagggacagggcaggacggctccggctgccagggacggctgcagggggtgaagctggggctgcagccagggatgcccagagctccagctcatgcccagggtgacttttcatgagctcattcaggacaggagtttcctgcttggatctctgctttcctgaatctgtggctgcctcagcttggtggcaatagaaaattaactgtgcagggtagatcaggggctgaggcacttaaaccatcaccctgaggattcctgggcacctcagcaagtgcctgcacctgcccagcctccagatccatgcagcatcacctttccatggtgcccaggctgggggagctgttctttaatccctgcagggcccaggagctgcagggcagggctggcccaggggctgggctgggctctggcagctctggcagggaaggagcccggggccacaggagcagctggggctgggacagctccggCAGCAGatccgtgggcaggcagggagggaggcagtgctgagggaagccctgctgcgggtcagatgtggcacctgctgggcctgccctgcagggcagacactgccctgagcagcacagctcttgtgtcccctcgcagccagcacagccctcagctctcagctcggggccctcagtccctcctgggctggcagagcagccccagagatgaaaggcatctctgcggccatgtgcccattccctgctgaccagggcctgagggcaactgtcctgccctgctgctgcctggcaggggccgggcagggctggccagggaaaggcttttccccaggcccggctctctctctctccttgccttgcccaggtgctgctggcattgctgaggggctctctgcaatggcagttccagctgcagggccaggcccagcccttgggctcctcctgtgcaggctgagcacagcaatggggtgtcccagctccctgtgcccgggcagctctgggcagggcagcctgggaggctggcaatgagcccactctcctgactctgggaaaggcaggagccactttgtgtgcccgggatccctctgctctcagcagtgtctcctggctgcccagggtaacacaggagtggatctcagaaaggtgcaagtgcagggcagctggaacaggagagagggacagagcagctctcctcagtctgcactaagcctcagacaaacctcctgcctccctggactctctgttctccccaggtgcagcagaatccctcgttctgccttctgttatccccatcccttcacccaggcagttctgcagcctaacaggaagattctttatccaagcctgaacaccaggactgggccctgctctcactgttcccctgcactgactgggggtcagggctgactcccaggtgtcctgcaggccaaggtccggCTCCTcaaacagcattggccagcagcaatcagagctccagcaacaaaggtgaaggaagatctcctagacatacataagggggaggtgcttaatggaaagaaagaggctacaacgaagagttttgatttttctgtgaaaaatttcccctccattgccctgtctttcctccttctgtacgttgaaatgtgcagacacagcaaatgttcaaccgcagctccatcaggcacttcctcctgctggcattggcagacacgcggaagctgcagctcctgcacttctgcctcttgctgggcatctccctggctgccctcctgggcaacggcctcatcatcagcgccgtagcctgcggccaccacctgcacacacccatgttcttcttcctgctcaacctggccctcagcgacctgggctccatctgcaccactgtccccaaagccatgcacaattccctctgggacaccagcaccatctccttctcaggatgtgctgcacagctctttttctttctgttcttcatctcagcagagttttccctcctgaccgtcatgtgctatgaccgctacgtgtccatctgcaaacccctgcactacgggaccctcctgggcagcagagcttgtgcccacatggcagcagctgcctgggccagtgcctttctcactgctctgctgcaaacagccaatacattttccctgcccctgtgccatggcaatgccctgggccagttcttctgtgaggttccccagatcctcaagctctcctgctcacactccaccttcagaaaaatttggatttcattggttgctgtcattttagcttttggttgttttgtgttcattgttttctcctatgcgcagatcttcagggctgtgctgaggatcccctctgagcagggacggcacaaagccttttccacctgcctcccccacctggccgtggtctccctgttcctcagcactgccacatttgcctacgtgaagccgccctccatctcctccccatccctggatctggccctgtcagttctgtactcagtggtgcctccagccctgaaccccctcatctacagcctgaggaaccaggagctcaaggctgcggtgtggacactgatgaatagacggttacagaaacattaagcttcagaccagtttctgcaaatcttatgtattaaaagtcatctttgataccacttgggtttgtttgttgatatgttcctgtctttcggtttagcgttttattatttacaacaaaggaaggtcagtgtttgtgccatttctcattttgttcctCTCAACGTTTAcggtggcctcagactgtgtcaatgagatgctgcactctcagtggcttcagACAGAATGAAGGCTCTCtgagcagagttttcaccagagttcccccttctgttcccttctctggagctgcagcagcaatgtctgtgagcagagctggggcagatcagggctggcacagcaactgtgcccagcagcagcagcacttggtgttgccagtgctgctgccgtggccctgccccgctgccctggtggccctggtgttgctgctgggcctgagtgctctcggggccgggcacagccctgggggtggcagtgccggggctgcagcagggacaggccatgggcactgctggggcagcgctgacgcctcaggccagggcctgggggctccaggctccttgcccaggctctctcaagaacacgcccaggccaatgctcagcacagaaaagccctgtgagcagccccagggtggccgtgggcaggctgggggcaaacagcatggttggggctctgcaagggccctggggcagacagaaaggagcagcagagaagaggctgatccatccccagtgcgctgcacagcccagggcagcgtcccagagcgtcctgatggagctgccaacaacatcccccctctgcagccctggcctctgccccagctcacacaggtgccccatccttgcaggcacagacacggcagcactggctcagcagcccctgtttgcactgcacagagcagagggagcacccccatgctgttggtgtggggaca containing:
- the LOC134434268 gene encoding olfactory receptor 14J1-like, with the protein product LHYGTLLGSRACAHMAAAAWASAFLTALLQTANTFSLPLCHGNALGQFFCEVPQILKLSCSHSTFRKIWISLVAVILAFGCFVFIVFSYAQIFRAVLRIPSEQGRHKAFSTCLPHLAVVSLFLSTATFAYVKPPSISSPSLDLALSVLYSVVPPWLQTE